The sequence CTACTTAGATGAGTATTTGGAAGAAAAAAAAGAAGTAAAGGATTTAACTCAAGAAACCATCAAAAAACAGACATTTAACATTAAAAAATTCATTGAATATCTTGAAAATGAAGGAATAGATGAATTAAATAGTAAAAATGTCAAAAAACAACTCAGGCATTACCGTAGGCATTGCCTTAAAGATAATGGTAACAAAAGAACAACAGTTAAAACCTATATGATGAATATTCTAGAATTCATAAACTCTGAAGAAGTTCAAGAGGAAATTCAGCATGAACCTGTTAAAATGAAGGATATTATCGAAGTTAAAGTAGAAGATCCTGAAACTGCAAAAAAAAGAATAGAAAAGATAAGCTTAACAAGACAACAAAGCAATTATCTTTTAGAAACAATTCAATTAACTGGTAATAAACGAGATTATGCAATTTGTAGAACTTTTCTGGATTCTGGAATGAGGCTTAAAGAATTAGTTTATTTAAACAAAAGTGATATAAAAGCTCCGATTAATGAAAGTGGTTTTTATATTTTACCAGATGATTTTTCAGATATTATTGAAATTCATTTAAGAGCAGAAACAACAAAAGGACAACTAAAAGATCGTACGACTTTTATCAGCTTTGATACATTAGCTAGTTTAAATGAAATGATTAACGATAGAATAACCAAACTAAGAAAAAACGAAAATAATGTTTATAGACCAGTGATTCAAAGAAAAAAAGCTGCTGAAGAAAAAACTAGAGAAGAACTCTTTACTAACATTAAAAATAAAAGAATTGGAAAACGTGCTGTTCAAGATGTTATCAAAAAGTATGCTCGCCTTACTGATAAGCGAATAGTTGAAAATAATGTTGATTGTCCAGTAAATTATGGGAAAAATGTTAGTGTTCATATTCTAAGACATACTGCATTAAGTCATTATGCTGAAGTCCTTACTGTTGCTGAAGTTCAGATGATTGCGGGACATTCTCACTCTCAAACTACAGATAAATATATTCATGTAGATCGTGAACAAATGAAACAAAAATTAAAAATTAATAATATGAGATACCATAATTAAATTTAATTGAAAATGTCTTTTTTATTAAATTTCTTATTTTTTATTAAAAAATAGCTATTTTGGATTAAATGGAGTATTTGTACTAGCTTGATATATTATATGTAGCTATTGATTTATACTATTTTATGAATATTACTTTGGTATAAATGGATAAATATATACTTTAAGTATAATTGTAAATACAGAAAATATTTAAATATCTATAATTATAATAATAATATTTTACTCTTTTATATAATAATATATGTATTACTATTTATACTATAATATATTATAATAGATATTTACTATATAATACATAATTATTAATAATATATATTTAAGTTTATTTATACGGAAATACTATTCCGACTATAATAATATTCTACTAAGAAAAATTTTAGTAAAAATAAAGGTTTTAATATAGTTATATAAAAAATAGCTAATCAATAACATTTATTTTTATAATTTAAAAAGTATAAATTTATTATAATGTTATTTAGTGATAATTAAAATCATTTTATTAAAAATAAAGCTATACTGTGCTTATTTTTATAAATTTTAATAATTTTTAACAAAGATAAAAATTAATAAAAAATAAAATTAGGATTTATTTATAAAATCCTTTCGAATCTATCTTTATCGGCCTTACAAATAGGACATAATTCTGGAGGGTTTTCTCTAGCACACAAATATCCACAAACCTTACATCTATAAATTGGATATTTTAAACTTCCAATCTCAGCTGAAGCATTAATAATCTCTTCATCTCCTTTTTTAAGCTCACTTTGTCTTCTATCAGGAATAGATTTAATTTCTTTTTTACCCTCTAAAATATCTTTACTTACATATAAAGCACAATAACATACTCCATAATCATCTAAATCCATATCTCTATAATCACATGGACAAATTAAATCCTGATCTTTTTCTCTTATTCCAATTGAAAGTCTACATGGACAAGATCCATAACCATATCTATCATTATTTTTTTGAATATTATCCAATAGAAATTCAACAAATTCAACATCAGGATTTACAAAATATCCCTTGCTTTCACTTTCAGCTTTAAAATCATCGTATAATTTTCCCATATAACTACTCTCCAAATTATACAAGTCTTATAAATCATATATTTAATAACATTTTAACCTCATCAGGTTCATAACCCATAACCACATCTTTATCATTTATAACAAGTGTAGGAAATGATAGGTTTTCATTGTATTTAGATACTTCATTAACTGCTTCATCACGTTCATCACCTTCAGTTAAATCAACATAAATATAATCAAACTCAACATTTAAATCTTCAATAAATTCTCTTAATTGTTTACACCATCCGCAAGTGCTTAATGCAAACAACAATATTTTACCTTTATTTTCACCATCAACATGTGTTAGTTCCATGATTAAATCTCCTAATTTATCATATATTTTTAAATGATATAAACCTTGTTATTACATGAAAAATAGAAATATATTCTTAAAATCTTTAAACAACTTAACAAAAAATATTATTTATAATAAAACTAATCAATATTCTATCATGTTAATAATAGCTACTTTTGATATTAAATTTAAAACTAATCAAGAAAAAATAGAACAAATATTACAACATTTTGGACTTAGAAAAATCCAAAATACAACTTATACCGGGGATTTAACTAAAATAGAATTAAAAGACAATATTAATGAAAACATCAAAGAAAAAGATAATATTTTGCTAATTCCATTATGTAAAAAATGTTATTCAAATAAAACTGTGCATAAAAGGAATATTAGTTTTAAAGAAGATTATATAGGATGTTTTTAAATGAAAGTTATAATCGATGGATATAATAAAGCAATAAAGAAAAAATTCAAATGTATTTTTAGGTGCACTAATTATATCACAAAAATTCCAATTAAAAACAGCCATACAACAATTATCCGAGAACTAAAAAATTCAGACCCCCTAAATGTTTAATTAGATTTGTAAAAATTTTAAAAACTTAATCTTCCCATTTTTTATTTTCTTTTGATGCAACATGGTTGTCTCTTCTGGATTTGACCATTTCATCAAACCATTCAACCATATCCGGATTATTATGATCAAAGAATAATGAATCATTACTATTTAATTCTTTAATTTTTTCTATATCTTCATTTGATAATTCAAAATCATAAATGTCAAAGTTTTGTTTAATTCTTTCTAAATGTGTTGATTTACATGCAAAGACTACTTTTCTTTGTACTAACCATCTAAGAATTACTTGAGCAGCACTTTTATTATATTTTTTACCAATTTTTATTAATGTTTCATTATTAAACATATTATTTTTTCCTTCACCAAAAGGAGCCCATGCTTCTATTTGAACACCATATCTTTCCATAATTTCTTGATCATAAGTTCTTTGGTATAAAGGATTAACTTCTATTTGGTTTACTGCAGGTATTACTTTTCTTTCAAATAAACATATATCTGCTAATCTATCAACTTGAAAATTAGATACACCTATTGCTCTAATTTTACCTTCTTCATATAAATCTTCTAATGCTCTGTATGCACCATAGTAATCAGCAAATGGTTGGTGAAGAAGTACTAAATCAATATATTCAGTTTTTAATTTTTCTAATGATTCTTCAATTGATTTTTTACATTCTTCATATCCATAGTTATCTATCCATACTTTAGTTGTAATAAATAATTCTTCACGTGGAATGCCACATTCAACTATTGCATCACCTACTTCTTTTTCATTAAAGTAACTTTGTGCTGTATCAATTGAACGGTATCCTACTTTAATAGCATTAAGTACTGCTTCTTTTGTTTCTTCTTTTGGTATTTGGTATACTCCAAATCCTTCTATTGGCATTTTAACTCCATATTATTCAATGTTACATATTCCATCTTATCACCTTGTATTACTTTTAATATTAATTTTTATAAACTAACTTAAATAGAAATTTTACATTAATTGATGGTAAAGTTTTTTATGAAAAATTTAAGTAAATGTTTACTCTAATTTTTCATATTCTTCATCAGTTAGAGCTTTTAACCATTCATTTGAAGTGTTTTCACCAGGAACTTCAACAGCAATATGACTAAACCAAGAATCAGATTTTGCTCCATGCCAGTGTTTTACTTCTGGAGGAATAACGATTACTTTTCCAGGTTCAAGACTTACTGGATCTTTTCCTTCTTCTTGATACCATCCACTTCCAGCAGTGCAAATAAGTATTTGTCCACCACCCTTAGATGCATGATGTATATGCCAGTTGTTTCTACATGATGGTTCAAAGCTAACATTTGCTAAAAATACTGGACTTTCATCTAATCCAGTTAGTGGATTTAAATATGATTTTCCACTAAAAAATTCATCATAATCTTTATTGAATTCTCCAGTTCCAAAGATATTTATTTTATCAAATTCTTCTTTATTATCTATTTTCATAATAACCATCTTTTTTTGCTCATGTTTATTGTTTGCTTATAGTTTTTTGAACTCTTTTGTTTTTATGTTTAGTAATTTGTAATAAATTCAACAAATTCTGCTGTATTAATATCTGCTATTGGAACATTAGTTTCTAATTTTTTAATTTCTTCCATATCTTCATCTGATAATTTAAAGTCAAATATGTTGAAATTTTCTTCCATTCTTTCTTTTTTAACAGATTTCGGGAAAGTTATGATTCCTCTTTGAGTAATCCATCTTAAGATTACTTGTGCAACAGTTTTATTGTATTT comes from Methanobrevibacter oralis and encodes:
- a CDS encoding cupin domain-containing protein yields the protein MKIDNKEEFDKINIFGTGEFNKDYDEFFSGKSYLNPLTGLDESPVFLANVSFEPSCRNNWHIHHASKGGGQILICTAGSGWYQEEGKDPVSLEPGKVIVIPPEVKHWHGAKSDSWFSHIAVEVPGENTSNEWLKALTDEEYEKLE
- a CDS encoding tyrosine-type recombinase/integrase; its protein translation is MIETEELTSYLDEYLEEKKEVKDLTQETIKKQTFNIKKFIEYLENEGIDELNSKNVKKQLRHYRRHCLKDNGNKRTTVKTYMMNILEFINSEEVQEEIQHEPVKMKDIIEVKVEDPETAKKRIEKISLTRQQSNYLLETIQLTGNKRDYAICRTFLDSGMRLKELVYLNKSDIKAPINESGFYILPDDFSDIIEIHLRAETTKGQLKDRTTFISFDTLASLNEMINDRITKLRKNENNVYRPVIQRKKAAEEKTREELFTNIKNKRIGKRAVQDVIKKYARLTDKRIVENNVDCPVNYGKNVSVHILRHTALSHYAEVLTVAEVQMIAGHSHSQTTDKYIHVDREQMKQKLKINNMRYHN
- the cas2 gene encoding CRISPR-associated endonuclease Cas2, producing MKNRNIFLKSLNNLTKNIIYNKTNQYSIMLIIATFDIKFKTNQEKIEQILQHFGLRKIQNTTYTGDLTKIELKDNINENIKEKDNILLIPLCKKCYSNKTVHKRNISFKEDYIGCF
- a CDS encoding aldo/keto reductase; amino-acid sequence: MPIEGFGVYQIPKEETKEAVLNAIKVGYRSIDTAQSYFNEKEVGDAIVECGIPREELFITTKVWIDNYGYEECKKSIEESLEKLKTEYIDLVLLHQPFADYYGAYRALEDLYEEGKIRAIGVSNFQVDRLADICLFERKVIPAVNQIEVNPLYQRTYDQEIMERYGVQIEAWAPFGEGKNNMFNNETLIKIGKKYNKSAAQVILRWLVQRKVVFACKSTHLERIKQNFDIYDFELSNEDIEKIKELNSNDSLFFDHNNPDMVEWFDEMVKSRRDNHVASKENKKWED
- a CDS encoding ferredoxin-thioredoxin reductase catalytic domain-containing protein, yielding MGKLYDDFKAESESKGYFVNPDVEFVEFLLDNIQKNNDRYGYGSCPCRLSIGIREKDQDLICPCDYRDMDLDDYGVCYCALYVSKDILEGKKEIKSIPDRRQSELKKGDEEIINASAEIGSLKYPIYRCKVCGYLCARENPPELCPICKADKDRFERIL
- a CDS encoding glutaredoxin family protein, translated to MELTHVDGENKGKILLFALSTCGWCKQLREFIEDLNVEFDYIYVDLTEGDERDEAVNEVSKYNENLSFPTLVINDKDVVMGYEPDEVKMLLNI